The Manis javanica isolate MJ-LG chromosome 4, MJ_LKY, whole genome shotgun sequence genome contains a region encoding:
- the AMPD2 gene encoding AMP deaminase 2 isoform X2, translating to MRAGLYPSRGLISTPKPSYPLCRTPGIEEGRGGIRGGDGGSLPRGCLDNIRNRGQGLFRLRGLCFLHQSLPLGAGRRKGLDVAEPGPASAAQTPPAVPAAGAMASYPSGPGKPKAKYPFKKRATLQASSAVPEARGGLGAPPLQSARSLPGPAPCLKHFPLDLRTSMDGKCKEIAEELFSRSLAESELRSAPYEFPEESPIEQLEERRQRLERQISQDVKLEPDILLRAKQDFLKTDSDSDLQLYKEQGDGQGDWGLRERDMVLEREFQRVTISGEEKCGVPFTDLLDAAKSVVRALFIREKYMALSLQSFCPTTRRYLQQLAEKPLETRNYEQGPDTPVSADAPVHPPALEQHPYEHCEPSTMPADLGLGLRMVQGVVHVYTRREADAHCSEVELPYPNLQEFVADVNVLMALIINGPIKSFCYRRLQYLSSKFQMHVLLNEMKELAAQKKVPHRDFYNIRKVDTHIHASSCMNQKHLLRFIKRAMKRHLEEIVHVEQGREQTLREVFESMNLTAYDLSVDTLDVHADRNTFHRFDKFNAKYNPIGESVLREIFIKTDNRVSGKYFAHIIKEVMSDLEESKYQNAELRLSIYGRSRDEWDKLARWAVMHRVHSPNVRWLVQVPRLFDVYRTKGQLANFQEMLKNIFLPLFEATVHPASHPELHLFLEHVDGFDSVDDESKPENHVFNLESPLPEAWVEEDNPPYAYYLYYTFANMAMLNHLRRQRGFHTFVLRPHCGEAGPIHHLVSAFMLAENISHGLLLRKAPVLQYLYYLAQIGIAMSPLSNNSLFLSYHRNPLPEYLSRGLMVSLSTDDPLQFHFTKEPLMEEYSIATQVWKLSSCDMCELARNSVLMSGFSHKVKSHWLGPNYTKEGPEGNDIRRTNVPDIRVGYRYETLCQELALITQAVQSEMLETIPEEVGIITSPGP from the exons ATGAGGGCTGGGCTATACCCATCTCGTGGGCTCATCTCGACCCCCAAGCCCAGCTACCCTCTGTGCCGCACTCCAGGGAttgaagaggggaggggagggattaGAGGCGGGGATGGAGGCTCCCTTCCCAGAGGTTGCCTAGACAACATCAGAAATCGTGGCCAGGGCCTCTTCCGCCTGCggggcctctgcttcctgcatCAGTCACTCCCGCTGGGGGCGGGGCGGAGGAAGGGGTTGGAtgtggcagagccaggcccagCTAGTGCGGCTCAGACTCCCCCCGCCGTCCCCGCGGCCGGAGCCATGGCATCCTATCCATCCGGCCCCGGCAAACCCAAGGCCAAGTACCCCTTTAAGAAGCGGGCCACCCTGCAGGCCTCCTCTGCAGTACCAG AGGCCCGGGGTGGGCTGGGGGCCCCTCCGCTGCAGTCGGCCCGGtccctgccaggccctgccccctgcctcaaGCACTTCCCGCTCGACCTACGCACGTCTATGGATGGCAAATGCAAAGAGATCGCCGAG gAGCTGTTCAGCCGCTCCCTGGCTGAGAGCGAGCTCCGCAGTGCCCCTTACGAGTTCCCTGAGGAGAGTCCTATTGAGCAGCTGGAGGAGCGGAGGCAGCGCCTGGAGCGGCAGATCAGCCAGGATGTCAA GCTGGAGCCGGACATCCTACTTCGGGCCAAGCAAGATTTCCTGAAGACAGACAGTGACTCGGACCTCCA GCTCTACAAGGAGCAGGGTGATGGCCAGGGTGACTGGGGCCTGCGGGAGCGTGACATGGTGCTGGAACGGGAATTTCAGCGGGTCACCATCTCTGGAGAGGAGAAGTGTGGG GTGCCATTCACAGACCTGCTGGACGCAGCCAAGAGTGTGGTGCGGGCACTCTTTATCCGGGAGAAGTACATGGCCCTGTCACTGCAGAGCTTCTGCCCCACCACCCGCCGGTACCTGCAGCAGCTGGCTGAGAAGCCTCTGGAGACTCGGAACTATGAGCAGGGCCCTGACACCCCTGTTTCTGCCG ATGCCCCGGTGCACCCCCCTGCACTGGAGCAGCACCCGTATGAGCACTGTGAGCCAAGCACCATGCCTGCGGACCTGGGCTTGGGTCTGCGCATGGTGCAGGGCGTGGTGCATGTCTACACCCGCAGGGAAGCTGACGCACA TTGCTCAGAGGTGGAGCTGCCATACCCCAACCTGCAGGAATTTGTGGCTGATGTCAATGTGCTGATGGCCCTGATTATCAATGGCCCCAT AAAGTCTTTCTGCTACCGCCGACTACAGTATCTGAGCTCCAAGTTCCAGATGCATGTGCTGCTCAATGAGATGAAGGAGCTGGCTGCCCAGAAGAAGGTGCCACACCGAGATTTCTACAACATCCGCAAG GTGGACACGCACATCCACGCCTCGTCCTGCATGAACCAAAAACATCTGCTGCGCTTCATCAAACGGGCAATGAAGCGGCACCTGGAAGAGATCGTGCACGTAGAGCAGGGCCGGGAGCAGACGCTGCGGGAGGTCTTTGAGAGCATGAATCTCACTGCCTATGACCTGAGTGTGGACACGCTCGATGTGCACGCG GACAGGAACACCTTCCATCGCTTTGACAAGTTTAATGCCAAATACAACCCTATTGGGGAGTCTGTCCTCCGAGAGATCTTCATTAAGACCGACAACAGAGTTTCTGGGAAGTATTTTGCTCACATCATCAAG GAGGTGATGTCGGACCTGGAGGAGAGCAAGTACCAGAACGCAGAGCTGCGGCTCTCCATCTATGGACGCTCAAGGGATGAGTGGGACAAGCTTGCACGCTGGGCCGTGATGCACCGTGTACACTCTCCCAATGTGCGCTGGCTCGTGCAGGTGCCCCGCCTCTT TGATGTGTACCGTACCAAGGGCCAGCTAGCCAACTTCCAGGAGATGCTGAAGAACATCTTCCTGCCGCTGTTTGAGGCCACCGTGCACCCTGCCAGCCACCCAGAGCTGCACCTCTTCTTAGAGCAC GTGGATGGCTTTGATAGCGTGGATGATGAGTCCAAGCCTGAGAACCACGTCTTCAACCTGGAGAGTCCCCTCCCTGAGGCTTGGGTGGAGGAGGACAACCCGCCCTACGCCTACTACCTATACTACACCTTTGCCAACATGGCCATGCTGAACCACCTGCGCAG GCAGAGGGGCTTCCACACATTTGTGCTGAGGCCACACTGTGGAGAGGCTGGGCCCATCCACCACCTGGTGTCCGCCTTCATGCTGGCTGAGAATATCTCTCATGGGCTGCTTCTGCGCAAG GCCCCGGTCCTGCAGTACCTGTATTACCTGGCCCAAATTGGCATCGCCATGTCCCCACTCAGCAACAACAGCCTCTTCCTCAGCTACCACCGGAACCCGCTACCCGAGTACCTGTCCCGTGGCCTCATGGTTTCGCTGTCCACTGATGATCCGCTGCAGTTCCACTTCACCAAG GAGCCACTAATGGAGGAGTACAGCATCGCCACCCAGGTGTGGAAGCTCAGCTCCTGTGACATGTGTGAGCTGGCACGCAACAGTGTGCTCATGAGCGGCTTCTCCCACAAG GTGAAGAGTCACTGGCTGGGACCCAACTATACCAAGGAGGGCCCCGAGGGCAACGACATCCGCCGCACCAACGTGCCAGACATCCGTGTGGGCTACCGCTATGAGACTCTGTGCCAGGAGCTGGCGCTCATCACTCAGGCTGTGCAAAGTGAGATGCTGGAGACCATCCCAGAGGAGGTGGGCATCATCACAAGCCCCGGGCCTTAG
- the AMPD2 gene encoding AMP deaminase 2 isoform X7, translating to MDGKCKEIAEELFSRSLAESELRSAPYEFPEESPIEQLEERRQRLERQISQDVKLEPDILLRAKQDFLKTDSDSDLQLYKEQGDGQGDWGLRERDMVLEREFQRVTISGEEKCGVPFTDLLDAAKSVVRALFIREKYMALSLQSFCPTTRRYLQQLAEKPLETRNYEQGPDTPVSADAPVHPPALEQHPYEHCEPSTMPADLGLGLRMVQGVVHVYTRREADAHCSEVELPYPNLQEFVADVNVLMALIINGPIKSFCYRRLQYLSSKFQMHVLLNEMKELAAQKKVPHRDFYNIRKVDTHIHASSCMNQKHLLRFIKRAMKRHLEEIVHVEQGREQTLREVFESMNLTAYDLSVDTLDVHADRNTFHRFDKFNAKYNPIGESVLREIFIKTDNRVSGKYFAHIIKEVMSDLEESKYQNAELRLSIYGRSRDEWDKLARWAVMHRVHSPNVRWLVQVPRLFDVYRTKGQLANFQEMLKNIFLPLFEATVHPASHPELHLFLEHVDGFDSVDDESKPENHVFNLESPLPEAWVEEDNPPYAYYLYYTFANMAMLNHLRRQRGFHTFVLRPHCGEAGPIHHLVSAFMLAENISHGLLLRKVRAPVLQYLYYLAQIGIAMSPLSNNSLFLSYHRNPLPEYLSRGLMVSLSTDDPLQFHFTKEPLMEEYSIATQVWKLSSCDMCELARNSVLMSGFSHKVKSHWLGPNYTKEGPEGNDIRRTNVPDIRVGYRYETLCQELALITQAVQSEMLETIPEEVGIITSPGP from the exons ATGGATGGCAAATGCAAAGAGATCGCCGAG gAGCTGTTCAGCCGCTCCCTGGCTGAGAGCGAGCTCCGCAGTGCCCCTTACGAGTTCCCTGAGGAGAGTCCTATTGAGCAGCTGGAGGAGCGGAGGCAGCGCCTGGAGCGGCAGATCAGCCAGGATGTCAA GCTGGAGCCGGACATCCTACTTCGGGCCAAGCAAGATTTCCTGAAGACAGACAGTGACTCGGACCTCCA GCTCTACAAGGAGCAGGGTGATGGCCAGGGTGACTGGGGCCTGCGGGAGCGTGACATGGTGCTGGAACGGGAATTTCAGCGGGTCACCATCTCTGGAGAGGAGAAGTGTGGG GTGCCATTCACAGACCTGCTGGACGCAGCCAAGAGTGTGGTGCGGGCACTCTTTATCCGGGAGAAGTACATGGCCCTGTCACTGCAGAGCTTCTGCCCCACCACCCGCCGGTACCTGCAGCAGCTGGCTGAGAAGCCTCTGGAGACTCGGAACTATGAGCAGGGCCCTGACACCCCTGTTTCTGCCG ATGCCCCGGTGCACCCCCCTGCACTGGAGCAGCACCCGTATGAGCACTGTGAGCCAAGCACCATGCCTGCGGACCTGGGCTTGGGTCTGCGCATGGTGCAGGGCGTGGTGCATGTCTACACCCGCAGGGAAGCTGACGCACA TTGCTCAGAGGTGGAGCTGCCATACCCCAACCTGCAGGAATTTGTGGCTGATGTCAATGTGCTGATGGCCCTGATTATCAATGGCCCCAT AAAGTCTTTCTGCTACCGCCGACTACAGTATCTGAGCTCCAAGTTCCAGATGCATGTGCTGCTCAATGAGATGAAGGAGCTGGCTGCCCAGAAGAAGGTGCCACACCGAGATTTCTACAACATCCGCAAG GTGGACACGCACATCCACGCCTCGTCCTGCATGAACCAAAAACATCTGCTGCGCTTCATCAAACGGGCAATGAAGCGGCACCTGGAAGAGATCGTGCACGTAGAGCAGGGCCGGGAGCAGACGCTGCGGGAGGTCTTTGAGAGCATGAATCTCACTGCCTATGACCTGAGTGTGGACACGCTCGATGTGCACGCG GACAGGAACACCTTCCATCGCTTTGACAAGTTTAATGCCAAATACAACCCTATTGGGGAGTCTGTCCTCCGAGAGATCTTCATTAAGACCGACAACAGAGTTTCTGGGAAGTATTTTGCTCACATCATCAAG GAGGTGATGTCGGACCTGGAGGAGAGCAAGTACCAGAACGCAGAGCTGCGGCTCTCCATCTATGGACGCTCAAGGGATGAGTGGGACAAGCTTGCACGCTGGGCCGTGATGCACCGTGTACACTCTCCCAATGTGCGCTGGCTCGTGCAGGTGCCCCGCCTCTT TGATGTGTACCGTACCAAGGGCCAGCTAGCCAACTTCCAGGAGATGCTGAAGAACATCTTCCTGCCGCTGTTTGAGGCCACCGTGCACCCTGCCAGCCACCCAGAGCTGCACCTCTTCTTAGAGCAC GTGGATGGCTTTGATAGCGTGGATGATGAGTCCAAGCCTGAGAACCACGTCTTCAACCTGGAGAGTCCCCTCCCTGAGGCTTGGGTGGAGGAGGACAACCCGCCCTACGCCTACTACCTATACTACACCTTTGCCAACATGGCCATGCTGAACCACCTGCGCAG GCAGAGGGGCTTCCACACATTTGTGCTGAGGCCACACTGTGGAGAGGCTGGGCCCATCCACCACCTGGTGTCCGCCTTCATGCTGGCTGAGAATATCTCTCATGGGCTGCTTCTGCGCAAGGTCAGG GCCCCGGTCCTGCAGTACCTGTATTACCTGGCCCAAATTGGCATCGCCATGTCCCCACTCAGCAACAACAGCCTCTTCCTCAGCTACCACCGGAACCCGCTACCCGAGTACCTGTCCCGTGGCCTCATGGTTTCGCTGTCCACTGATGATCCGCTGCAGTTCCACTTCACCAAG GAGCCACTAATGGAGGAGTACAGCATCGCCACCCAGGTGTGGAAGCTCAGCTCCTGTGACATGTGTGAGCTGGCACGCAACAGTGTGCTCATGAGCGGCTTCTCCCACAAG GTGAAGAGTCACTGGCTGGGACCCAACTATACCAAGGAGGGCCCCGAGGGCAACGACATCCGCCGCACCAACGTGCCAGACATCCGTGTGGGCTACCGCTATGAGACTCTGTGCCAGGAGCTGGCGCTCATCACTCAGGCTGTGCAAAGTGAGATGCTGGAGACCATCCCAGAGGAGGTGGGCATCATCACAAGCCCCGGGCCTTAG
- the AMPD2 gene encoding AMP deaminase 2 isoform X1 has translation MRAGLYPSRGLISTPKPSYPLCRTPGIEEGRGGIRGGDGGSLPRGCLDNIRNRGQGLFRLRGLCFLHQSLPLGAGRRKGLDVAEPGPASAAQTPPAVPAAGAMASYPSGPGKPKAKYPFKKRATLQASSAVPEARGGLGAPPLQSARSLPGPAPCLKHFPLDLRTSMDGKCKEIAEELFSRSLAESELRSAPYEFPEESPIEQLEERRQRLERQISQDVKLEPDILLRAKQDFLKTDSDSDLQLYKEQGDGQGDWGLRERDMVLEREFQRVTISGEEKCGVPFTDLLDAAKSVVRALFIREKYMALSLQSFCPTTRRYLQQLAEKPLETRNYEQGPDTPVSADAPVHPPALEQHPYEHCEPSTMPADLGLGLRMVQGVVHVYTRREADAHCSEVELPYPNLQEFVADVNVLMALIINGPIKSFCYRRLQYLSSKFQMHVLLNEMKELAAQKKVPHRDFYNIRKVDTHIHASSCMNQKHLLRFIKRAMKRHLEEIVHVEQGREQTLREVFESMNLTAYDLSVDTLDVHADRNTFHRFDKFNAKYNPIGESVLREIFIKTDNRVSGKYFAHIIKEVMSDLEESKYQNAELRLSIYGRSRDEWDKLARWAVMHRVHSPNVRWLVQVPRLFDVYRTKGQLANFQEMLKNIFLPLFEATVHPASHPELHLFLEHVDGFDSVDDESKPENHVFNLESPLPEAWVEEDNPPYAYYLYYTFANMAMLNHLRRQRGFHTFVLRPHCGEAGPIHHLVSAFMLAENISHGLLLRKVRAPVLQYLYYLAQIGIAMSPLSNNSLFLSYHRNPLPEYLSRGLMVSLSTDDPLQFHFTKEPLMEEYSIATQVWKLSSCDMCELARNSVLMSGFSHKVKSHWLGPNYTKEGPEGNDIRRTNVPDIRVGYRYETLCQELALITQAVQSEMLETIPEEVGIITSPGP, from the exons ATGAGGGCTGGGCTATACCCATCTCGTGGGCTCATCTCGACCCCCAAGCCCAGCTACCCTCTGTGCCGCACTCCAGGGAttgaagaggggaggggagggattaGAGGCGGGGATGGAGGCTCCCTTCCCAGAGGTTGCCTAGACAACATCAGAAATCGTGGCCAGGGCCTCTTCCGCCTGCggggcctctgcttcctgcatCAGTCACTCCCGCTGGGGGCGGGGCGGAGGAAGGGGTTGGAtgtggcagagccaggcccagCTAGTGCGGCTCAGACTCCCCCCGCCGTCCCCGCGGCCGGAGCCATGGCATCCTATCCATCCGGCCCCGGCAAACCCAAGGCCAAGTACCCCTTTAAGAAGCGGGCCACCCTGCAGGCCTCCTCTGCAGTACCAG AGGCCCGGGGTGGGCTGGGGGCCCCTCCGCTGCAGTCGGCCCGGtccctgccaggccctgccccctgcctcaaGCACTTCCCGCTCGACCTACGCACGTCTATGGATGGCAAATGCAAAGAGATCGCCGAG gAGCTGTTCAGCCGCTCCCTGGCTGAGAGCGAGCTCCGCAGTGCCCCTTACGAGTTCCCTGAGGAGAGTCCTATTGAGCAGCTGGAGGAGCGGAGGCAGCGCCTGGAGCGGCAGATCAGCCAGGATGTCAA GCTGGAGCCGGACATCCTACTTCGGGCCAAGCAAGATTTCCTGAAGACAGACAGTGACTCGGACCTCCA GCTCTACAAGGAGCAGGGTGATGGCCAGGGTGACTGGGGCCTGCGGGAGCGTGACATGGTGCTGGAACGGGAATTTCAGCGGGTCACCATCTCTGGAGAGGAGAAGTGTGGG GTGCCATTCACAGACCTGCTGGACGCAGCCAAGAGTGTGGTGCGGGCACTCTTTATCCGGGAGAAGTACATGGCCCTGTCACTGCAGAGCTTCTGCCCCACCACCCGCCGGTACCTGCAGCAGCTGGCTGAGAAGCCTCTGGAGACTCGGAACTATGAGCAGGGCCCTGACACCCCTGTTTCTGCCG ATGCCCCGGTGCACCCCCCTGCACTGGAGCAGCACCCGTATGAGCACTGTGAGCCAAGCACCATGCCTGCGGACCTGGGCTTGGGTCTGCGCATGGTGCAGGGCGTGGTGCATGTCTACACCCGCAGGGAAGCTGACGCACA TTGCTCAGAGGTGGAGCTGCCATACCCCAACCTGCAGGAATTTGTGGCTGATGTCAATGTGCTGATGGCCCTGATTATCAATGGCCCCAT AAAGTCTTTCTGCTACCGCCGACTACAGTATCTGAGCTCCAAGTTCCAGATGCATGTGCTGCTCAATGAGATGAAGGAGCTGGCTGCCCAGAAGAAGGTGCCACACCGAGATTTCTACAACATCCGCAAG GTGGACACGCACATCCACGCCTCGTCCTGCATGAACCAAAAACATCTGCTGCGCTTCATCAAACGGGCAATGAAGCGGCACCTGGAAGAGATCGTGCACGTAGAGCAGGGCCGGGAGCAGACGCTGCGGGAGGTCTTTGAGAGCATGAATCTCACTGCCTATGACCTGAGTGTGGACACGCTCGATGTGCACGCG GACAGGAACACCTTCCATCGCTTTGACAAGTTTAATGCCAAATACAACCCTATTGGGGAGTCTGTCCTCCGAGAGATCTTCATTAAGACCGACAACAGAGTTTCTGGGAAGTATTTTGCTCACATCATCAAG GAGGTGATGTCGGACCTGGAGGAGAGCAAGTACCAGAACGCAGAGCTGCGGCTCTCCATCTATGGACGCTCAAGGGATGAGTGGGACAAGCTTGCACGCTGGGCCGTGATGCACCGTGTACACTCTCCCAATGTGCGCTGGCTCGTGCAGGTGCCCCGCCTCTT TGATGTGTACCGTACCAAGGGCCAGCTAGCCAACTTCCAGGAGATGCTGAAGAACATCTTCCTGCCGCTGTTTGAGGCCACCGTGCACCCTGCCAGCCACCCAGAGCTGCACCTCTTCTTAGAGCAC GTGGATGGCTTTGATAGCGTGGATGATGAGTCCAAGCCTGAGAACCACGTCTTCAACCTGGAGAGTCCCCTCCCTGAGGCTTGGGTGGAGGAGGACAACCCGCCCTACGCCTACTACCTATACTACACCTTTGCCAACATGGCCATGCTGAACCACCTGCGCAG GCAGAGGGGCTTCCACACATTTGTGCTGAGGCCACACTGTGGAGAGGCTGGGCCCATCCACCACCTGGTGTCCGCCTTCATGCTGGCTGAGAATATCTCTCATGGGCTGCTTCTGCGCAAGGTCAGG GCCCCGGTCCTGCAGTACCTGTATTACCTGGCCCAAATTGGCATCGCCATGTCCCCACTCAGCAACAACAGCCTCTTCCTCAGCTACCACCGGAACCCGCTACCCGAGTACCTGTCCCGTGGCCTCATGGTTTCGCTGTCCACTGATGATCCGCTGCAGTTCCACTTCACCAAG GAGCCACTAATGGAGGAGTACAGCATCGCCACCCAGGTGTGGAAGCTCAGCTCCTGTGACATGTGTGAGCTGGCACGCAACAGTGTGCTCATGAGCGGCTTCTCCCACAAG GTGAAGAGTCACTGGCTGGGACCCAACTATACCAAGGAGGGCCCCGAGGGCAACGACATCCGCCGCACCAACGTGCCAGACATCCGTGTGGGCTACCGCTATGAGACTCTGTGCCAGGAGCTGGCGCTCATCACTCAGGCTGTGCAAAGTGAGATGCTGGAGACCATCCCAGAGGAGGTGGGCATCATCACAAGCCCCGGGCCTTAG
- the AMPD2 gene encoding AMP deaminase 2 isoform X6 — protein sequence MASEARGGLGAPPLQSARSLPGPAPCLKHFPLDLRTSMDGKCKEIAEELFSRSLAESELRSAPYEFPEESPIEQLEERRQRLERQISQDVKLEPDILLRAKQDFLKTDSDSDLQLYKEQGDGQGDWGLRERDMVLEREFQRVTISGEEKCGVPFTDLLDAAKSVVRALFIREKYMALSLQSFCPTTRRYLQQLAEKPLETRNYEQGPDTPVSADAPVHPPALEQHPYEHCEPSTMPADLGLGLRMVQGVVHVYTRREADAHCSEVELPYPNLQEFVADVNVLMALIINGPIKSFCYRRLQYLSSKFQMHVLLNEMKELAAQKKVPHRDFYNIRKVDTHIHASSCMNQKHLLRFIKRAMKRHLEEIVHVEQGREQTLREVFESMNLTAYDLSVDTLDVHADRNTFHRFDKFNAKYNPIGESVLREIFIKTDNRVSGKYFAHIIKEVMSDLEESKYQNAELRLSIYGRSRDEWDKLARWAVMHRVHSPNVRWLVQVPRLFDVYRTKGQLANFQEMLKNIFLPLFEATVHPASHPELHLFLEHVDGFDSVDDESKPENHVFNLESPLPEAWVEEDNPPYAYYLYYTFANMAMLNHLRRQRGFHTFVLRPHCGEAGPIHHLVSAFMLAENISHGLLLRKVRAPVLQYLYYLAQIGIAMSPLSNNSLFLSYHRNPLPEYLSRGLMVSLSTDDPLQFHFTKEPLMEEYSIATQVWKLSSCDMCELARNSVLMSGFSHKVKSHWLGPNYTKEGPEGNDIRRTNVPDIRVGYRYETLCQELALITQAVQSEMLETIPEEVGIITSPGP from the exons ATGGCTTCAG AGGCCCGGGGTGGGCTGGGGGCCCCTCCGCTGCAGTCGGCCCGGtccctgccaggccctgccccctgcctcaaGCACTTCCCGCTCGACCTACGCACGTCTATGGATGGCAAATGCAAAGAGATCGCCGAG gAGCTGTTCAGCCGCTCCCTGGCTGAGAGCGAGCTCCGCAGTGCCCCTTACGAGTTCCCTGAGGAGAGTCCTATTGAGCAGCTGGAGGAGCGGAGGCAGCGCCTGGAGCGGCAGATCAGCCAGGATGTCAA GCTGGAGCCGGACATCCTACTTCGGGCCAAGCAAGATTTCCTGAAGACAGACAGTGACTCGGACCTCCA GCTCTACAAGGAGCAGGGTGATGGCCAGGGTGACTGGGGCCTGCGGGAGCGTGACATGGTGCTGGAACGGGAATTTCAGCGGGTCACCATCTCTGGAGAGGAGAAGTGTGGG GTGCCATTCACAGACCTGCTGGACGCAGCCAAGAGTGTGGTGCGGGCACTCTTTATCCGGGAGAAGTACATGGCCCTGTCACTGCAGAGCTTCTGCCCCACCACCCGCCGGTACCTGCAGCAGCTGGCTGAGAAGCCTCTGGAGACTCGGAACTATGAGCAGGGCCCTGACACCCCTGTTTCTGCCG ATGCCCCGGTGCACCCCCCTGCACTGGAGCAGCACCCGTATGAGCACTGTGAGCCAAGCACCATGCCTGCGGACCTGGGCTTGGGTCTGCGCATGGTGCAGGGCGTGGTGCATGTCTACACCCGCAGGGAAGCTGACGCACA TTGCTCAGAGGTGGAGCTGCCATACCCCAACCTGCAGGAATTTGTGGCTGATGTCAATGTGCTGATGGCCCTGATTATCAATGGCCCCAT AAAGTCTTTCTGCTACCGCCGACTACAGTATCTGAGCTCCAAGTTCCAGATGCATGTGCTGCTCAATGAGATGAAGGAGCTGGCTGCCCAGAAGAAGGTGCCACACCGAGATTTCTACAACATCCGCAAG GTGGACACGCACATCCACGCCTCGTCCTGCATGAACCAAAAACATCTGCTGCGCTTCATCAAACGGGCAATGAAGCGGCACCTGGAAGAGATCGTGCACGTAGAGCAGGGCCGGGAGCAGACGCTGCGGGAGGTCTTTGAGAGCATGAATCTCACTGCCTATGACCTGAGTGTGGACACGCTCGATGTGCACGCG GACAGGAACACCTTCCATCGCTTTGACAAGTTTAATGCCAAATACAACCCTATTGGGGAGTCTGTCCTCCGAGAGATCTTCATTAAGACCGACAACAGAGTTTCTGGGAAGTATTTTGCTCACATCATCAAG GAGGTGATGTCGGACCTGGAGGAGAGCAAGTACCAGAACGCAGAGCTGCGGCTCTCCATCTATGGACGCTCAAGGGATGAGTGGGACAAGCTTGCACGCTGGGCCGTGATGCACCGTGTACACTCTCCCAATGTGCGCTGGCTCGTGCAGGTGCCCCGCCTCTT TGATGTGTACCGTACCAAGGGCCAGCTAGCCAACTTCCAGGAGATGCTGAAGAACATCTTCCTGCCGCTGTTTGAGGCCACCGTGCACCCTGCCAGCCACCCAGAGCTGCACCTCTTCTTAGAGCAC GTGGATGGCTTTGATAGCGTGGATGATGAGTCCAAGCCTGAGAACCACGTCTTCAACCTGGAGAGTCCCCTCCCTGAGGCTTGGGTGGAGGAGGACAACCCGCCCTACGCCTACTACCTATACTACACCTTTGCCAACATGGCCATGCTGAACCACCTGCGCAG GCAGAGGGGCTTCCACACATTTGTGCTGAGGCCACACTGTGGAGAGGCTGGGCCCATCCACCACCTGGTGTCCGCCTTCATGCTGGCTGAGAATATCTCTCATGGGCTGCTTCTGCGCAAGGTCAGG GCCCCGGTCCTGCAGTACCTGTATTACCTGGCCCAAATTGGCATCGCCATGTCCCCACTCAGCAACAACAGCCTCTTCCTCAGCTACCACCGGAACCCGCTACCCGAGTACCTGTCCCGTGGCCTCATGGTTTCGCTGTCCACTGATGATCCGCTGCAGTTCCACTTCACCAAG GAGCCACTAATGGAGGAGTACAGCATCGCCACCCAGGTGTGGAAGCTCAGCTCCTGTGACATGTGTGAGCTGGCACGCAACAGTGTGCTCATGAGCGGCTTCTCCCACAAG GTGAAGAGTCACTGGCTGGGACCCAACTATACCAAGGAGGGCCCCGAGGGCAACGACATCCGCCGCACCAACGTGCCAGACATCCGTGTGGGCTACCGCTATGAGACTCTGTGCCAGGAGCTGGCGCTCATCACTCAGGCTGTGCAAAGTGAGATGCTGGAGACCATCCCAGAGGAGGTGGGCATCATCACAAGCCCCGGGCCTTAG